One Deinococcus grandis DNA window includes the following coding sequences:
- the paaD gene encoding 1,2-phenylacetyl-CoA epoxidase subunit PaaD, with amino-acid sequence MEDSTPSTINHQLSTIWAALAQIPDPEIPVVSITDMGMVRDVTVGDTGRVTVTFTPTFSGCPALHVIRESIEQAVRDLGVADVEVRSTLTPPWTTDWIGDDARERLRQYGIAPPAPTGEGQLIQLDAEPTRCPRCGSLNVRMTASFGPTLCKRMYVCDACREPFEGFKSV; translated from the coding sequence ATGGAAGACTCCACTCCATCAACTATCAACCATCAACTATCAACCATCTGGGCGGCGCTCGCCCAGATTCCCGACCCGGAGATTCCCGTCGTGAGCATCACGGACATGGGCATGGTGCGGGACGTGACCGTGGGCGACACGGGGCGCGTGACGGTGACGTTCACGCCCACCTTCAGCGGGTGCCCCGCCCTGCACGTCATCCGGGAGAGCATCGAGCAGGCGGTGCGCGACCTGGGTGTGGCGGACGTCGAGGTCAGGAGCACCCTCACGCCCCCCTGGACGACCGACTGGATAGGCGACGACGCACGCGAGCGGCTGCGGCAGTACGGGATCGCGCCGCCCGCCCCCACCGGGGAAGGGCAGTTGATTCAACTGGACGCGGAACCCACCCGCTGCCCCCGCTGCGGCAGCCTGAACGTCCGCATGACCGCCTCGTTCGGCCCGACCCTCTGCAAACGCATGTACGTCTGCGACGCCTGCCGCGAACCGTTTGAAGGGTTCAAGAGCGTATGA
- the paaC gene encoding 1,2-phenylacetyl-CoA epoxidase subunit PaaC → MTTTPSISGTELTDPQTQALLLKLTVLADDEIILAHRNGEWTGHAPILEEDIALANIAQDELGHAGLYLSLAQTLGGSDPDQVAFWRGPDDYRNTRLVELPKGDWAFTMVRQFLYDTAEALWLEAATRSTYAPLAEIAAKAVREEKFHVQHTALWVERLALGTPESERRTQAALTELWPHAAQLFQPVKGEDELTAAGILPDLTAVHARWTDLVTRHLVDKSGLTLPDAPTTQPGRDTHTEHLAPLLEEMQSVARQHPDAEVW, encoded by the coding sequence ATGACCACCACTCCATCCATCAGCGGGACCGAACTGACCGACCCGCAGACGCAGGCGCTCCTCCTGAAACTCACGGTCCTGGCCGACGACGAGATCATCCTCGCCCACCGGAACGGCGAGTGGACCGGCCACGCCCCCATCCTCGAAGAGGACATCGCGCTGGCGAACATCGCGCAGGACGAACTCGGGCACGCCGGACTGTACCTGAGCCTCGCGCAGACCCTCGGCGGCAGCGACCCCGATCAGGTCGCGTTCTGGCGCGGCCCGGACGACTACCGCAACACCCGCCTCGTGGAACTCCCGAAAGGCGACTGGGCGTTCACGATGGTCCGGCAGTTCCTGTACGACACCGCCGAGGCCCTGTGGCTGGAGGCCGCCACTCGCAGCACCTACGCCCCCCTCGCGGAGATCGCCGCGAAGGCCGTGCGAGAGGAGAAATTCCACGTGCAGCACACCGCGCTGTGGGTGGAACGCCTCGCCCTCGGCACGCCCGAGAGCGAACGCCGCACCCAGGCCGCCCTGACGGAACTCTGGCCGCACGCCGCGCAACTCTTCCAACCCGTCAAGGGCGAAGACGAGCTGACCGCAGCGGGCATCCTCCCCGATCTGACCGCCGTGCACGCCCGCTGGACCGACCTCGTCACCCGGCACCTCGTGGACAAAAGCGGCCTCACCCTCCCCGATGCCCCCACCACCCAGCCCGGCCGAGACACGCACACCGAGCACCTCGCCCCGCTGCTGGAAGAAATGCAGAGCGTCGCCCGGCAACACCCCGACGCCGAGGTCTGGTGA
- a CDS encoding phenylacetic acid degradation protein has product MTQPQSSSPDTQWPRWEVFKQDAPGRPHQAVGSVHAGDPPHALLTARNVFVRRPAAVSLWCVREDDILTATPEELTTNPALLDSPGEPGTYHVGVKRTNKRSMTFVDLSGIVTADGPGDALRQAQSLHPDVLAWMVFPETAVVRTDEDPGTVASWFAPAKDKTYKQQQHYGVIGRHVGELKRAGLMPGRAASEEGA; this is encoded by the coding sequence ATGACCCAACCTCAATCCTCTTCTCCCGATACGCAGTGGCCGCGCTGGGAGGTGTTCAAGCAGGACGCTCCGGGCCGCCCGCATCAGGCGGTGGGGAGCGTGCACGCGGGTGATCCGCCGCATGCGCTCCTCACGGCGCGGAACGTGTTCGTGCGCCGCCCGGCGGCCGTGAGCCTGTGGTGCGTGCGCGAGGACGACATTCTGACCGCCACGCCCGAGGAACTGACCACGAATCCCGCGCTGCTGGACTCGCCCGGCGAGCCCGGGACGTACCACGTGGGCGTGAAACGCACGAACAAACGCAGCATGACGTTCGTGGACCTCAGCGGGATCGTGACCGCCGATGGCCCTGGCGACGCGCTGCGGCAGGCGCAGAGCCTGCACCCCGACGTCCTCGCCTGGATGGTGTTCCCGGAAACGGCAGTCGTCCGCACGGACGAGGACCCCGGCACCGTCGCGAGCTGGTTCGCGCCCGCGAAAGACAAGACGTACAAGCAGCAGCAGCACTACGGCGTGATCGGCCGTCACGTCGGCGAACTGAAACGCGCCGGGCTGATGCCGGGCCGCGCCGCCAGCGAGGAAGGCGCATGA
- the paaA gene encoding 1,2-phenylacetyl-CoA epoxidase subunit PaaA, producing MTQPTPAQTGPNPSGMGPGETPEQHAHFEARIARGEKIEAGDWMPAEYRRQLIRMISQHAHSEVVGMLPEGEWITRAPSLKRKTILMAKVQDEAGHGQYLYHAAETLGATREDMLQALLSGKAKYSSIFNYPTHTWADVGMIGWLVDGAAIKNQTMLAGCSYGPYSRAMVRICSEETFHHKQGKEMIVAYAQGTPQQRAMAQDALNRWWWPAMMMLGPHDADSPNSGVLTKWGIKLKSNDEVRQEFINEHVPELMEAGLTIPDPDLHQDEQGNWRHGPIHWDEFWAVIRGEQGLNKERLGARQHAHDDGAWVRDALQAYTDRQRAVAAD from the coding sequence ATGACCCAACCCACCCCCGCCCAGACCGGCCCGAACCCATCAGGAATGGGCCCAGGCGAAACGCCCGAGCAGCACGCGCACTTCGAGGCCCGCATCGCGCGCGGCGAGAAGATCGAGGCCGGCGACTGGATGCCCGCCGAGTACCGCCGCCAACTCATCCGCATGATCAGCCAGCACGCCCACAGCGAAGTCGTCGGCATGCTCCCCGAAGGCGAATGGATCACCCGCGCCCCCAGCCTCAAACGCAAGACCATCCTCATGGCCAAGGTGCAGGACGAGGCCGGGCACGGCCAGTACCTCTACCACGCCGCCGAGACGCTCGGCGCCACCCGAGAGGACATGCTCCAGGCCCTCCTGAGCGGCAAAGCCAAATACAGCAGCATCTTCAACTACCCCACCCACACCTGGGCGGACGTCGGCATGATCGGCTGGCTCGTGGACGGCGCCGCCATCAAGAACCAGACCATGCTCGCCGGCTGCAGCTACGGCCCGTACAGCCGCGCCATGGTCCGCATCTGCTCGGAAGAAACCTTCCACCACAAACAGGGCAAGGAAATGATCGTCGCGTACGCACAGGGCACCCCGCAGCAGCGCGCCATGGCGCAGGACGCCCTGAACCGCTGGTGGTGGCCCGCCATGATGATGCTCGGCCCGCACGACGCCGACAGCCCCAACAGCGGCGTCCTCACGAAATGGGGCATCAAACTCAAGAGCAACGACGAGGTCCGGCAGGAATTCATCAACGAACACGTCCCCGAACTGATGGAAGCGGGCCTGACCATCCCCGACCCCGACCTCCACCAGGACGAACAGGGCAACTGGCGGCACGGCCCCATCCACTGGGACGAATTCTGGGCCGTCATCCGCGGCGAACAGGGCCTCAACAAAGAACGCCTCGGCGCCCGCCAGCACGCCCACGACGACGGCGCCTGGGTCCGCGACGCCCTCCAGGCCTACACCGACCGGCAACGCGCCGTCGCGGCCGACTGA
- the thiD gene encoding bifunctional hydroxymethylpyrimidine kinase/phosphomethylpyrimidine kinase: MTVPVALTIAGSDSGGGAGIQADLKTFEAHGVYGTSVLTLITAQNTRGVQAAHPLPPELVAAQLRSVLDDFPVAAVKTGALGNAALIRVVADALRGRHLPLVVDPVMLAKSGDALLDASALHALRDELLPLATLVTPNVPEWAVLRAAGVPDTTPLLLKGGHAPGETVTDELRAHGHHLALRAARQHTRHTHGTGCTLSAAITANLARGLALPDAVRAAHAYLQAAIRAAPGLGAGHGPLGHRAAGLTLQPTPHPT; encoded by the coding sequence ATGACGGTGCCGGTCGCCCTGACCATCGCCGGGTCGGATTCCGGCGGTGGGGCGGGCATCCAGGCGGACCTGAAGACCTTCGAGGCGCACGGCGTGTATGGCACGAGCGTCCTGACGCTGATCACCGCGCAGAACACGCGGGGCGTGCAGGCGGCGCACCCGCTGCCGCCGGAGCTGGTGGCCGCGCAGCTTCGGTCCGTGCTGGACGACTTCCCGGTCGCGGCGGTGAAGACGGGCGCCCTGGGGAATGCCGCCCTGATCCGCGTGGTGGCCGACGCCCTGCGGGGCCGCCATCTGCCGCTGGTCGTCGATCCGGTCATGCTCGCCAAGAGCGGGGACGCCCTGCTGGACGCGAGCGCCCTGCACGCCCTGCGGGACGAGTTGCTGCCGCTGGCGACGCTGGTCACCCCGAACGTGCCCGAGTGGGCGGTCCTGCGCGCGGCGGGCGTGCCGGACACCACGCCGCTGCTCCTGAAGGGCGGGCACGCGCCCGGCGAGACCGTCACCGACGAGCTGCGCGCCCACGGGCACCACCTTGCGCTGAGGGCGGCGCGGCAGCACACGCGGCACACGCACGGCACGGGCTGCACGCTGTCGGCGGCGATCACCGCGAACCTCGCGCGCGGTCTGGCCCTGCCGGACGCCGTGCGGGCGGCGCACGCGTACCTGCAGGCCGCGATCCGCGCCGCGCCGGGCCTGGGGGCGGGGCACGGCCCGCTGGGGCACCGGGCGGCCGGGCTGACCCTGCAACCCACCCCACATCCAACCTAA
- a CDS encoding NAD(P)/FAD-dependent oxidoreductase, which yields MTRAREVIVVGGGLIGSLVAFTLRGAGADVLVLDADRPGAAWRAAAGLLTPDGERLRGTPLHAEALEGLRRWPALAAALERSGVPVHLRPGVTRVQPGGGVACTPGEGSLHPPSVVRAARQGLEVVAAHVQALGPSGGGVRVQTDAGDWFAGQVILAAGAWSGAFGVEVGAQQGQALLLRGAPGVGARYGPPARGFSRYALSRPDGLYVGAASRRSWATTPDAHAARWLRGAARTLVPDADGAEVAAHLVGLRPITPDGLPLVGPHPTLPGVLVAAGHGRHGSLLAPATAARVLALMKQGVSA from the coding sequence GTGACCCGCGCGCGGGAGGTGATCGTGGTGGGCGGCGGCCTGATCGGGTCGCTGGTGGCGTTCACGCTGCGGGGGGCGGGCGCGGACGTCCTCGTGCTGGACGCGGACCGGCCGGGCGCGGCGTGGCGGGCGGCGGCGGGCCTGCTCACCCCGGACGGCGAGCGGCTGCGCGGCACGCCCCTGCACGCGGAGGCACTGGAGGGGCTGCGGCGCTGGCCCGCGCTGGCGGCGGCGCTGGAACGCTCGGGCGTGCCCGTTCACCTGCGGCCCGGCGTGACCCGCGTGCAGCCGGGCGGTGGGGTGGCCTGCACGCCGGGCGAGGGGAGCCTGCACCCGCCGTCGGTGGTGCGTGCCGCCCGGCAGGGGCTGGAGGTGGTGGCCGCGCACGTCCAGGCCCTCGGGCCGTCGGGCGGCGGGGTGCGGGTGCAGACGGACGCGGGCGACTGGTTCGCCGGGCAGGTGATCCTAGCGGCGGGCGCGTGGAGCGGCGCGTTCGGCGTGGAGGTGGGGGCGCAGCAGGGGCAGGCGCTGCTGCTGCGCGGCGCTCCCGGGGTGGGCGCGCGGTATGGTCCGCCCGCGCGGGGGTTCTCCCGCTACGCGCTGTCCCGCCCGGACGGCCTGTACGTCGGCGCGGCGAGTCGCCGCAGCTGGGCCACCACGCCCGACGCCCACGCGGCCCGCTGGTTGCGCGGCGCGGCCCGGACGCTCGTGCCCGATGCAGATGGGGCGGAGGTCGCCGCGCACCTCGTGGGCCTGCGCCCGATCACGCCGGACGGTCTGCCGCTGGTCGGGCCGCACCCGACCCTGCCCGGTGTGCTGGTCGCGGCGGGGCACGGGCGGCACGGGTCGCTGCTCGCCCCGGCCACGGCGGCGCGCGTGCTGGCGTTGATGAAACAGGGCGTGAGCGCATGA
- a CDS encoding thiazole synthase translates to MAPNAFTLGGKTFTSRLMTGTGKFTDFGVMREALAASGSQIVTVAIRRVELKAPGHDGLLDALDWDALQLLPNTAGCRTADEALRVARLARVATGVNWIKLEVIPDARYLLPDPVGTLRAAEALAADGFTVLPYVQADAVLARALEDAGCAAVMPLASPIGSGRGLRSPELLRTVLDGARVPIVVDAGLGVPSDAAQALELGADAVLVNTAIAEARDPVGMAHAFALGVQAGRAAFLAGRMPERAHASPSSPTGGVVRLPDPEVPV, encoded by the coding sequence ATGGCCCCTAATGCCTTCACCCTTGGCGGGAAGACCTTCACCTCGCGCCTGATGACGGGCACGGGCAAGTTCACGGATTTCGGCGTGATGCGCGAGGCGCTGGCCGCGAGCGGGTCGCAGATCGTGACCGTCGCCATCCGCCGCGTGGAGCTGAAGGCGCCGGGGCATGACGGCCTGCTGGACGCCCTGGACTGGGACGCCCTGCAACTCCTGCCGAACACCGCCGGGTGCCGCACCGCCGACGAGGCGCTGCGGGTGGCGCGGCTGGCGCGCGTGGCGACCGGCGTGAACTGGATCAAGCTGGAGGTCATCCCCGACGCCCGCTACCTCCTGCCCGACCCGGTGGGCACGCTCCGCGCCGCCGAGGCGCTGGCGGCGGATGGCTTCACGGTGCTGCCGTACGTGCAGGCGGACGCGGTGCTGGCCCGCGCGCTGGAGGACGCCGGGTGCGCCGCCGTGATGCCCCTGGCGAGCCCGATCGGCTCCGGGCGGGGCCTGCGCAGCCCCGAACTGCTGCGGACCGTGCTGGACGGCGCGCGCGTGCCCATCGTCGTGGACGCGGGCCTGGGCGTTCCGAGCGACGCGGCGCAGGCGCTGGAACTCGGCGCGGACGCCGTGCTGGTGAACACCGCGATCGCTGAGGCGCGCGACCCGGTCGGCATGGCCCACGCCTTCGCGCTGGGCGTGCAGGCGGGCCGCGCGGCGTTCCTGGCGGGGCGCATGCCGGAACGCGCGCACGCCAGCCCCAGCAGCCCCACGGGCGGGGTGGTGCGCCTGCCCGACCCGGAAGTGCCCGTGTGA
- the thiS gene encoding sulfur carrier protein ThiS, whose protein sequence is MTPTLTVNGEARPLTPGLTLHALLRDLNIDPARVAVGVNDDVYPGARAPHRTLEAGDVIEIVRIIGGG, encoded by the coding sequence GTGACCCCCACCCTGACCGTGAACGGCGAGGCGCGGCCCCTCACGCCCGGCCTGACCCTACACGCCCTGCTGCGCGACCTGAACATCGACCCGGCGCGCGTCGCGGTGGGCGTGAACGACGACGTGTACCCCGGCGCGCGGGCGCCGCACCGCACCCTGGAGGCTGGAGATGTCATCGAGATCGTCCGCATTATCGGGGGGGGCTGA
- the thiE gene encoding thiamine phosphate synthase encodes MKLGRLYLVATPRAGQPEPEFLARLDAALDGGVDTLQLRCKDWEATPYIALGERVAALARARGVPFFINDRVDVAVACGADGVHLGQGDLPPAWARKLAPGLLLGRSTHAPAQAHAALADAPAYIAAGPVHATPTKPGRAPAGLAYVRAVAALKPPLPWYAIGGIDTSNVHEVLAAGATRVAVVRAVLDARDPAQAASDLLGALRGVPA; translated from the coding sequence GTGAAGCTCGGGCGCCTGTACCTGGTGGCCACGCCCCGCGCCGGGCAGCCGGAACCCGAGTTCCTGGCGCGCCTTGACGCTGCGCTGGACGGCGGCGTGGACACGCTGCAACTGCGCTGCAAGGACTGGGAGGCCACCCCCTACATCGCGCTGGGCGAGCGGGTGGCGGCGCTGGCCCGCGCGCGCGGCGTACCCTTCTTCATCAACGACCGCGTGGACGTCGCCGTCGCGTGCGGCGCGGACGGCGTGCACCTGGGGCAGGGAGACCTGCCGCCCGCCTGGGCGCGGAAGCTCGCGCCGGGGCTGCTCCTGGGCCGCAGCACGCACGCCCCCGCGCAGGCGCACGCCGCGCTGGCCGACGCCCCCGCGTACATCGCCGCCGGGCCGGTCCACGCCACGCCCACCAAACCGGGCCGCGCGCCCGCCGGATTGGCCTACGTGCGCGCCGTGGCCGCGCTGAAGCCCCCGCTGCCCTGGTACGCCATCGGTGGGATCGACACCTCGAACGTCCACGAGGTGCTGGCGGCCGGGGCGACCCGCGTGGCGGTCGTCCGCGCCGTGCTGGACGCCCGCGACCCCGCACAGGCGGCGTCTGACCTGCTGGGGGCGCTGCGGGGGGTACCCGCGTGA
- the thiC gene encoding phosphomethylpyrimidine synthase ThiC, producing MTEALTILDPELTAPFPNSEKVYLTGTLHAGVRVPARRIRQSPTLERVGDLTRTVPNPALLVPDTSGPYTDARLSVDLRAGLGHARPWLAGDARLDLARERHHPALDVSGPLPFPRVPRPRRARPGAGITQLQAARRGEITPEMEFVALREALRQDPDFDLTHQHPGQAFGAAIPREITPEFVRSEVARGRAVIPANINHPELEPTVIGRNFRVKINANLGTSIVTSSIEEEVGKMIWATRWGADTVMDLSTGRHIHPTREWIVRNSAVPVGTVPIYQALEKVGGVAEDLTWDVYRDTLIEQAEQGVDYMTVHAGARLAHLPLTARRRTGIVSRGGSILAKWCLAHHRENFLHTHFADICEILAAYDITFSLGDGLRPGSVEDANDAAQFAELDTLGELTRVAWDHGVQTMIEGPGHVPMQLIRENMTRQLDVCQEAPFYTLGPLTTDIAPGYDHITSAIGAAQIAWYGTAMLCYVTPKEHLGLPDRQDVRDGVIAYRIAAHAADLAKGHPGAQARDNALSKARFEFRWEDQFNLSLDPLKARALHDETLPADAAKTAHFCSMCGPHFCSMKLSHDLRAPDVLAGLEEKAREFRALGGEVYVPRQEHGPEGEA from the coding sequence ATGACCGAAGCCCTGACGATCCTCGACCCGGAGTTGACCGCGCCGTTCCCGAACAGCGAGAAGGTGTACCTGACCGGCACGCTGCATGCGGGCGTGCGGGTGCCTGCGCGGCGCATCCGGCAGTCGCCGACGCTGGAACGCGTGGGGGACCTGACCCGCACCGTGCCGAACCCGGCCCTGCTCGTGCCGGACACGAGCGGGCCGTACACGGACGCCCGCCTGAGCGTGGACCTGCGCGCCGGGCTGGGGCACGCGCGGCCCTGGCTGGCCGGGGACGCCCGGCTGGACCTGGCGCGGGAGCGTCACCACCCGGCGCTGGACGTCAGTGGACCGCTGCCGTTCCCGCGCGTGCCCCGGCCCCGCCGCGCCCGCCCCGGCGCGGGGATCACACAGCTGCAGGCGGCGCGCCGTGGCGAGATCACCCCGGAGATGGAATTCGTCGCCCTGCGCGAGGCGCTGCGGCAGGACCCGGACTTCGACCTGACGCACCAGCACCCCGGTCAGGCCTTCGGGGCCGCCATCCCGCGCGAGATCACGCCGGAATTCGTCCGGTCGGAGGTCGCGCGGGGCCGCGCGGTGATCCCCGCGAACATCAACCACCCGGAACTCGAACCCACCGTGATCGGGCGGAATTTCCGCGTGAAGATCAACGCGAACCTCGGCACCAGCATCGTGACCAGCTCCATCGAGGAGGAGGTCGGAAAGATGATCTGGGCGACCCGCTGGGGGGCGGACACGGTCATGGACCTCTCCACGGGTCGACACATCCACCCCACCCGCGAGTGGATCGTGCGGAACAGCGCCGTCCCGGTGGGCACCGTGCCGATCTATCAGGCGCTGGAGAAGGTGGGTGGCGTCGCCGAGGACCTGACCTGGGACGTGTACCGCGACACGCTGATCGAGCAGGCCGAGCAGGGCGTGGACTACATGACCGTCCACGCGGGCGCGCGGCTGGCGCACCTGCCGCTCACCGCGCGGCGGCGCACCGGGATCGTGTCGCGCGGCGGGAGCATCCTCGCCAAGTGGTGCCTCGCGCACCACAGGGAGAACTTCCTGCATACGCACTTCGCGGACATCTGCGAGATCCTCGCCGCGTACGACATCACCTTCAGTCTCGGGGACGGCCTGCGGCCCGGCAGCGTCGAGGACGCGAACGACGCCGCGCAGTTCGCGGAACTCGACACGCTGGGCGAACTCACGCGCGTCGCGTGGGACCACGGCGTGCAGACCATGATCGAGGGCCCCGGCCACGTCCCCATGCAGCTCATCCGCGAGAACATGACCCGGCAGCTCGACGTGTGCCAGGAGGCGCCGTTCTACACGCTGGGGCCACTCACGACCGACATCGCGCCCGGGTACGACCACATCACGTCCGCGATCGGCGCGGCGCAGATCGCGTGGTACGGCACCGCCATGCTCTGCTACGTCACGCCCAAGGAGCACCTGGGCCTCCCGGACCGGCAGGACGTGCGTGACGGCGTGATCGCGTACCGCATCGCCGCGCACGCCGCGGACCTCGCCAAGGGCCACCCCGGCGCGCAGGCCCGCGACAACGCCCTGAGTAAGGCGCGGTTCGAGTTCCGCTGGGAGGACCAGTTCAACCTGTCCCTGGACCCCCTGAAGGCCCGCGCGCTGCACGACGAGACGCTGCCCGCCGACGCGGCGAAGACCGCGCACTTCTGCTCCATGTGCGGCCCGCACTTCTGCTCCATGAAACTCAGCCACGACCTGCGCGCCCCCGACGTCCTGGCCGGACTGGAGGAGAAAGCCCGCGAATTCCGCGCGCTGGGCGGCGAGGTGTACGTGCCCCGCCAGGAACACGGGCCGGAGGGAGAGGCGTGA